A window from Gottschalkiaceae bacterium SANA encodes these proteins:
- a CDS encoding flavodoxin family protein yields the protein MNLIINGITNSNFSEFETKLEEMDRKDLVYFKLRELNINYCQGCWDCWVKTPGICALKDDYEQILSRIPSADQLTIITPILAGYESSLIKKFKDRLIPMIHPYIESYQGEQHHRRRYDKLPDIKVIVLEDEDTTDEDIAILTELYERTSFNLRNKLIELVRIKEGAEFEHVFTHI from the coding sequence ATGAATTTGATAATTAATGGAATAACGAATTCGAATTTCAGTGAGTTTGAAACAAAATTGGAAGAGATGGATCGTAAGGATTTGGTGTACTTCAAGCTAAGAGAACTTAATATCAACTATTGTCAGGGTTGTTGGGATTGTTGGGTGAAGACACCGGGGATATGTGCCCTGAAAGATGACTATGAGCAGATTTTGTCTCGAATTCCTTCAGCAGATCAACTAACCATAATTACGCCCATTCTTGCAGGGTATGAATCTTCATTGATTAAGAAGTTCAAAGATCGCTTGATCCCGATGATTCATCCATACATAGAGAGTTATCAAGGAGAACAGCATCATAGACGGAGATACGATAAATTGCCTGATATCAAGGTGATTGTGCTTGAGGATGAGGATACAACGGATGAAGACATTGCCATATTGACAGAGCTTTATGAAAGAACGTCCTTTAATCTTAGGAATAAATTGATTGAGCTTGTCCGAATTAAGGAAGGAGCTGAATTTGAACATGTCTTTACTCATATTTAA
- a CDS encoding DUF503 domain-containing protein, giving the protein MFVKSNKIEIRIFDSFSLKDKRSVVKSIVAKTHRKFNVSISEVEDYDLLNKTTLGIAIVSNNNQLNQQIFNRIIRFIEDNYQAEIISIENYE; this is encoded by the coding sequence ATGTTTGTAAAATCTAATAAAATCGAAATTCGGATTTTCGATTCATTCTCACTAAAGGATAAAAGAAGTGTCGTCAAAAGCATCGTTGCCAAAACCCATCGAAAATTTAATGTAAGCATCTCAGAAGTGGAAGACTACGATCTATTGAATAAGACGACTTTAGGCATAGCGATTGTAAGCAACAACAATCAATTAAACCAACAGATCTTTAATCGCATTATTCGATTTATAGAAGATAATTACCAAGCAGAAATCATATCCATAGAAAACTATGAATAA
- a CDS encoding helix-turn-helix domain-containing protein → MDCLKIGELIRSLRKEKEMTQNDLANQLNISDKTISKWERGLGCPDITLIAELSEILGVDLAHMLKGDLLESDMVGGSMKNSTFYVCPTCGNITVSTGDASVSCCGRKMEVQTPQKASDDKKLNVVLEEGKWYITSNHPMAKDHYISFVAYLVGGGMQLVKLYPEWDMHLRMTKQGHGKFVWYSTKEGLFYQLI, encoded by the coding sequence ATGGATTGTTTAAAGATCGGCGAATTGATTCGAAGCCTGCGTAAAGAAAAAGAAATGACGCAAAATGACCTAGCTAATCAATTAAATATCAGTGATAAAACCATTTCAAAATGGGAGCGTGGTTTGGGTTGCCCTGATATTACGTTGATTGCAGAGCTATCAGAAATCCTTGGCGTAGACCTGGCCCATATGTTAAAAGGGGATTTACTGGAAAGTGACATGGTAGGAGGAAGTATGAAAAATTCAACGTTTTATGTATGCCCGACATGTGGGAATATAACAGTATCCACAGGAGATGCGAGTGTTAGCTGTTGTGGCAGAAAAATGGAGGTGCAAACCCCTCAAAAGGCAAGTGACGATAAAAAACTGAATGTAGTCTTGGAAGAGGGAAAATGGTATATCACCAGCAATCATCCTATGGCCAAGGATCACTATATTTCATTTGTAGCCTATCTAGTAGGGGGAGGCATGCAACTCGTGAAACTCTATCCGGAGTGGGACATGCATCTTCGAATGACTAAACAAGGCCATGGGAAATTTGTGTGGTATAGCACAAAGGAAGGACTCTTTTATCAGTTGATTTAG
- the rgbR gene encoding two-component system response regulator RgbR, which translates to MIELAICDDEVKEIEHTQAMIMQYINKHPQYDIKIHSFSAPLELLSFVEENGGFDVLLLDIYMAGIKGIDLARELRTLGDEGEIIFLTTSRNHSLEAFEVNAAQYLVKPYGKESFFSALDQVMRRIEVDRRAVIVLKTSEGISRIAPRDVVYTETSRNNYQLIHAIQGQKMEVRMTSAELFALLSVNKFFIRCGASLNLNLKYIRQISKKLIFFDTGDQIAYPYRSYKKLKEEFLHFQM; encoded by the coding sequence ATGATTGAACTTGCAATATGTGATGATGAAGTCAAAGAGATTGAACACACTCAAGCCATGATTATGCAGTATATCAATAAACATCCCCAATACGACATAAAAATTCACTCTTTTTCTGCGCCATTGGAGCTCTTGTCCTTTGTGGAGGAAAATGGTGGTTTTGATGTGTTACTCCTAGATATCTATATGGCTGGCATAAAGGGGATCGATCTAGCTAGGGAGCTTCGTACCCTTGGTGATGAGGGCGAGATCATCTTTCTTACGACGTCCCGCAACCATTCCCTAGAAGCTTTTGAAGTGAATGCTGCACAATATTTGGTAAAGCCATATGGAAAAGAATCTTTTTTTTCTGCCTTGGATCAGGTGATGCGACGGATTGAAGTCGATCGAAGAGCGGTGATCGTTTTAAAGACTTCGGAAGGGATTTCTCGCATTGCGCCTAGGGATGTTGTGTATACGGAGACCAGTCGGAACAACTATCAGTTGATTCATGCCATTCAAGGTCAAAAAATGGAGGTTCGCATGACATCCGCAGAGCTTTTTGCATTGCTTTCTGTCAATAAGTTTTTTATCAGATGCGGAGCTTCCTTGAATTTGAATTTAAAATATATTCGTCAGATTTCCAAAAAGTTGATTTTTTTTGATACAGGAGACCAGATTGCATATCCCTACAGGTCTTATAAAAAGCTCAAAGAGGAGTTTTTACATTTTCAAATGTAG
- a CDS encoding ABC-F family ATP-binding cassette domain-containing protein gives MIKVDNLSYSFPQKDLYNQISFALEKGQHCAFIGTSGSGKSTLIDMIMDSEKYLFDGKLEIEPTCRIGYVSQFSQQDKTEDMTVFEYIGKNYIEIQNEITAICTEMETASDLDPLLEKYQEALDAFDAIGGDDFESKINKKLNLANLGKHKDLLISEISGGEFKLVQVIREMMMSPDLMIMDEPDVFLDFGNLIALKDLINSHKEILLIVTHNRFLLNHCFNKIIHLENKELQEFDGGFVDYNFSLLQAKIELQELSLADDEEIERNDRLIDKLRFRATIFDDVSNGKALNARVKVQERLEARRIKAPFVEMKQPKISLPDQVNPSDMLAVKVDDYSLAFDDLLLENVNFEMKATDKVALIGPNGTGKTTLLREIYQNKSHAIKIAEDVQVAYLSQLQGEVLNESNTIMEEFFEVGFNSYDEIRSFVSDYGFEGEGVDQKIASLSGGEKNILQLAKVSASEANLLLLDEPTSHLDTYSQLALEKAMENYKGAILMISHDYYSIMNCMDYVLLIEGKTIRKMTMRKFRKMIYKNHFDKDDLALEQKKKALETEIALALKATDFEQAKVLSEELEVLIKSM, from the coding sequence ATGATAAAAGTTGATAACTTGTCCTACTCATTTCCGCAAAAAGATCTGTACAATCAGATTTCTTTTGCGTTGGAAAAGGGTCAACATTGCGCGTTTATTGGTACAAGCGGCAGCGGAAAAAGTACGTTGATCGATATGATTATGGATTCGGAAAAATATTTATTCGATGGCAAGCTAGAGATTGAACCCACTTGTAGAATTGGATATGTCAGTCAGTTTTCCCAGCAAGACAAGACCGAAGACATGACGGTATTTGAATATATCGGGAAAAACTACATTGAAATCCAAAATGAAATCACAGCGATTTGTACAGAGATGGAAACGGCTTCGGATCTTGATCCCCTCTTGGAAAAATATCAAGAGGCCTTAGATGCATTTGATGCGATTGGCGGGGACGACTTTGAAAGCAAGATCAATAAAAAGTTGAATCTTGCAAACTTAGGCAAGCATAAAGATCTGTTGATATCAGAAATCAGCGGAGGCGAATTTAAACTGGTTCAAGTGATACGTGAAATGATGATGAGTCCGGACCTGATGATTATGGATGAGCCGGATGTGTTTTTGGACTTTGGGAATCTGATTGCCCTTAAAGATTTGATTAATTCTCATAAAGAAATTCTGCTGATTGTTACCCATAATAGGTTTCTGTTGAATCATTGCTTTAACAAAATCATACACCTTGAAAATAAGGAGCTCCAAGAGTTTGATGGAGGATTTGTGGATTATAATTTTTCCTTGCTTCAAGCCAAAATTGAGTTGCAGGAACTTTCACTTGCCGATGATGAAGAAATTGAGCGCAATGATCGTTTAATCGACAAGTTGCGATTCCGAGCCACTATTTTTGACGATGTATCTAATGGAAAAGCCTTAAATGCGAGGGTGAAGGTTCAAGAACGATTGGAAGCGCGAAGAATTAAAGCGCCATTTGTAGAGATGAAGCAGCCGAAGATTAGCTTGCCTGATCAAGTTAATCCTTCCGATATGCTTGCAGTAAAGGTAGATGATTACAGCCTTGCCTTTGACGACTTGCTTTTGGAGAATGTTAATTTTGAGATGAAGGCGACGGATAAGGTTGCTCTGATTGGCCCAAATGGAACTGGAAAGACAACACTATTGAGAGAGATCTATCAAAATAAATCCCATGCGATCAAGATAGCTGAGGATGTTCAAGTCGCTTATTTGTCTCAACTTCAAGGAGAGGTCTTAAATGAGTCCAATACAATCATGGAAGAGTTCTTCGAAGTAGGATTTAATAGCTATGATGAAATTCGATCTTTTGTTTCAGATTATGGTTTCGAGGGAGAAGGGGTTGATCAGAAAATTGCTTCTTTATCCGGAGGAGAAAAAAATATCCTTCAATTGGCCAAGGTTTCTGCGAGTGAAGCCAATCTCCTGCTTCTCGACGAACCAACCAGCCATCTGGATACCTATTCACAACTGGCCTTGGAAAAAGCCATGGAGAACTATAAGGGTGCGATCTTGATGATTTCCCATGATTACTATTCCATTATGAATTGTATGGATTATGTCTTGCTCATTGAGGGCAAAACCATTCGAAAAATGACCATGCGGAAATTCAGAAAGATGATTTATAAAAATCATTTTGATAAAGATGATTTGGCCTTGGAACAAAAGAAAAAAGCTCTTGAAACAGAAATTGCATTGGCTTTGAAAGCAACCGATTTTGAGCAGGCAAAAGTTTTATCGGAAGAATTGGAAGTATTGATTAAAAGTATGTAG
- a CDS encoding NAD(P)/FAD-dependent oxidoreductase, whose translation MNSKNRYDVIIIGAGVIGCSIARELSRYKGRILLLEKENDVSNGASKANSGIVHGGYDAKHGSMKGYFSRKGNRMFEQLNQELNFGYLECGSMVLGYNEEDFDVLRGLKENGIKNGLDDLRIIEHDEILEREPYVNPDVKYALFCPTAGVTSPYEYTIALAENAIQNGVTLKLNHEVLGIEKNNDEFKLITNDGNYSGKYVINAAGLTSDKIQQMLGLDDFSIHPRRGEYLLLNKNQGHLANGVLFQTPSDKGKGILVTRTYHGNLMLGPNAQEVDDVEAVGTSLDALVYIVNTARQSVKDFDVKYTLTSFAGLRASSSRHDFIIEESAIKGFINVAGIESPGITSSPAIAVHVTEILEKSGYLLDENEAFDPKRKAIIVLKDNSFQGQIDDPDPKKNIICRCELVTEAEIVDSLHRGITIDHIDGVKRRTRCTMGACQGNFCTPRVKTIIAREMDIEESEVTARGKGSLSLPERENRMFWKKIES comes from the coding sequence ATGAATAGTAAGAATCGATATGATGTGATTATTATTGGTGCAGGGGTGATCGGTTGCTCCATAGCGAGAGAGTTGTCTAGATATAAAGGCAGGATTCTTCTTCTTGAAAAAGAAAATGATGTGTCCAATGGGGCATCAAAGGCAAATAGCGGGATTGTCCATGGTGGATATGATGCCAAGCATGGTTCGATGAAGGGGTATTTTTCTAGAAAAGGGAATCGCATGTTTGAACAGCTAAATCAAGAGTTGAATTTTGGCTATTTGGAATGCGGATCCATGGTGTTAGGCTATAACGAAGAAGATTTTGACGTGTTAAGAGGGTTAAAGGAAAACGGAATCAAAAATGGTCTTGATGATTTACGCATAATCGAACACGATGAGATTTTAGAACGGGAACCCTATGTGAACCCCGACGTAAAATATGCCCTGTTTTGCCCGACGGCCGGGGTTACGTCTCCCTATGAATACACCATTGCACTGGCAGAAAATGCAATTCAAAATGGGGTAACCTTGAAACTGAATCATGAAGTGTTGGGGATTGAAAAGAATAATGATGAATTTAAGCTTATCACCAATGATGGAAACTATTCTGGAAAGTATGTGATCAATGCTGCTGGTTTAACCAGTGATAAAATTCAGCAAATGTTAGGTTTAGATGATTTCAGTATTCATCCCCGCAGGGGTGAATATCTTCTATTGAATAAAAATCAGGGGCATTTGGCCAATGGAGTGCTCTTTCAAACCCCTTCAGATAAGGGCAAGGGAATTTTGGTCACCAGAACCTATCATGGGAACTTAATGTTGGGGCCAAATGCACAGGAAGTTGATGATGTAGAAGCCGTTGGAACCAGTCTGGATGCCTTGGTTTATATCGTTAACACCGCAAGGCAATCGGTGAAAGATTTCGATGTAAAATATACACTGACATCTTTTGCCGGGCTTCGAGCATCTAGTTCAAGACATGATTTTATTATCGAAGAGAGTGCAATTAAGGGTTTTATAAACGTAGCAGGGATTGAATCGCCTGGAATCACATCCAGCCCGGCGATTGCCGTGCATGTGACGGAAATCCTTGAAAAGAGTGGATATTTGCTTGATGAGAATGAAGCTTTTGATCCCAAGCGAAAAGCGATTATTGTTTTAAAAGATAATTCCTTTCAAGGGCAAATCGATGATCCAGATCCGAAGAAGAATATCATCTGCAGGTGTGAGTTGGTAACCGAAGCGGAGATTGTGGATTCCCTTCACAGAGGGATAACGATTGATCATATTGATGGGGTCAAAAGAAGAACAAGGTGCACAATGGGTGCTTGTCAGGGTAACTTTTGCACACCGCGAGTGAAAACAATTATTGCGCGGGAAATGGATATAGAAGAATCAGAAGTTACCGCAAGGGGGAAAGGATCTTTATCTTTGCCTGAAAGAGAAAACCGAATGTTTTGGAAAAAAATCGAGTCCTAG
- a CDS encoding uracil-DNA glycosylase codes for MIDWTEFERICRNCKKCELHKTRTNIVFGKGDLHADLMFISEAPGQQEDLSGVPFVGPSGQLLDKILTSVDLTRDEIYLANILKCRPPRNRNPLDCEKEACLPYLRYQVQLIHPKVIVCLGRVASQSIIKPDLKITKEHGTFFYRNGYCLIPTYHPSALLRDPSKKRDVWEDFKKIKAKYDELRTESK; via the coding sequence ATGATTGATTGGACCGAATTTGAAAGAATATGTCGAAATTGTAAAAAATGCGAGTTGCATAAGACCAGAACAAATATTGTTTTTGGCAAGGGCGATCTCCATGCAGATTTGATGTTTATTAGCGAAGCCCCAGGTCAACAAGAAGATTTATCAGGCGTGCCTTTTGTCGGTCCATCCGGCCAACTTCTGGATAAGATCCTGACTTCGGTTGATCTGACCCGGGATGAGATCTATTTGGCCAATATTTTAAAATGCAGACCACCCCGAAATCGGAATCCCTTAGATTGTGAAAAAGAAGCCTGTCTGCCTTATCTTCGCTATCAAGTTCAACTCATTCATCCAAAAGTCATCGTATGCCTAGGTCGAGTTGCGTCCCAAAGTATCATCAAGCCCGATCTAAAAATCACAAAAGAACACGGCACCTTCTTTTATCGAAACGGATATTGTCTGATTCCAACCTATCATCCTTCTGCCCTTTTGCGGGACCCATCCAAAAAGCGAGATGTCTGGGAGGATTTCAAAAAAATTAAAGCCAAGTACGATGAATTAAGAACAGAATCAAAATAA
- a CDS encoding carbon-nitrogen hydrolase family protein: MKQTAQTLRVAVAQVSPVILDMEKTIQKALEIIKEAGEKGAELVVFPESYIPAYPRGFSYGFVVGSRTMEGRLDWKRYYDNSIIVPSMETELLGAAAKEAGVYLSMGVTERDAITCSLYCTNIFFGPDGKYLGKHRKLKPTGTERCIWGEGDSSTLTTLDTPFGVMGSLICWENYMPLARAAMYAKGITIYIAPTADSREEWQSTMKHIALEGRCFVIGCNQFVTKDMYPTDLNCYDELENQPENMCPGGSCIVDPFGKYVIEPVWNKEELFIADLDLDQVVLSRIDFDPCGHYSRPDVFELIVHEK, encoded by the coding sequence ATGAAGCAAACCGCACAGACACTTCGAGTTGCAGTCGCACAGGTCTCTCCAGTTATTTTAGATATGGAGAAAACGATTCAAAAAGCACTAGAAATTATAAAAGAAGCTGGTGAAAAGGGCGCTGAACTGGTTGTCTTCCCAGAGTCTTATATTCCTGCATATCCTAGAGGCTTTTCCTATGGATTTGTTGTGGGAAGCAGAACCATGGAAGGACGATTGGATTGGAAACGGTATTATGATAATTCCATTATTGTTCCCAGTATGGAAACGGAGCTTTTAGGCGCTGCGGCCAAGGAAGCCGGCGTGTATCTTTCGATGGGCGTTACAGAACGAGATGCAATCACCTGCTCCTTGTACTGCACCAATATCTTTTTCGGACCAGATGGAAAATATTTAGGGAAACATAGGAAGTTAAAACCGACAGGAACGGAACGATGCATTTGGGGAGAGGGAGACAGCAGCACCCTAACGACCTTGGATACGCCTTTTGGTGTAATGGGTTCATTAATTTGTTGGGAAAACTATATGCCGCTTGCCCGGGCTGCCATGTATGCGAAAGGGATCACCATTTATATTGCCCCAACAGCCGATTCTCGTGAAGAATGGCAGTCGACCATGAAGCATATAGCCTTAGAGGGAAGATGTTTTGTGATCGGATGTAATCAGTTTGTTACCAAGGATATGTATCCGACGGATTTAAACTGCTACGACGAACTCGAAAATCAACCGGAGAATATGTGCCCAGGTGGCAGCTGTATTGTCGATCCATTTGGAAAATATGTGATAGAACCGGTTTGGAACAAAGAAGAACTTTTCATTGCTGATTTGGATTTGGACCAGGTTGTTCTTAGTAGAATCGACTTTGATCCGTGTGGTCACTATAGCAGACCTGATGTTTTTGAACTCATTGTTCATGAGAAATAA
- a CDS encoding sensor histidine kinase, translating to MRKRYVTQMFMMLTVLLILIVLCISVIGFSYLRSKTTEEQITYNQLNVNQAAKNVSSLLTSQVQLLDSLATDSELIEILKDHQINRVREEDMVFTIEKRLNEKLASMIPKRVNLYHITYDPAPGINSAVATPFEQAYLQDSRVDAAQASIYKYNFILSQEVKDFITGRAYGKIQLQVNELVLMDYYSDLRTQQNDFYIVNEEGMMISNYRKDLIGKLFFHLKQGDLDTEYLKFQENNDKFMVFHQQVPHTNWYVMSEINDSLIQREVSQLKWPIFIVLLIAVLLIAILSLFFSSMIAKPIQYINGVLEEVAGGNLNVRAEFEEANEFSSIGENFNAMIIKINEQLWTIKKQENMKRLVELDFLRAQINPHFIYNTLSSIRFYVEMNKTSEAERMLMHFSTVLRKTLSRSEEMIALKEELNTLMSYVELQKLRYKDGFEVVYKLQDGSEEIWIPAFILQPIVENAIYYNMNEKEKTVIQVEVTADQQFLNITIQDNGIGMSQDRIESALKQKTNINKVGIKNVDERMKLIYGQEFGLKIDSQEGEGTTVVYRVPIMGKPDKRTIETL from the coding sequence ATGAGAAAAAGATATGTCACGCAAATGTTTATGATGTTGACTGTCTTGTTGATATTGATTGTTTTATGCATCAGCGTGATTGGATTCTCTTATCTTCGTTCAAAAACGACAGAGGAGCAGATTACCTACAATCAACTCAATGTCAATCAGGCTGCGAAAAATGTTTCATCCTTGTTGACAAGTCAAGTTCAGTTGCTTGACTCCTTGGCGACGGACAGCGAGTTAATTGAAATCCTGAAAGACCATCAAATCAATCGGGTTAGGGAAGAAGACATGGTTTTTACCATCGAGAAACGCTTGAACGAAAAATTGGCTTCCATGATTCCGAAAAGAGTGAATTTATATCACATTACATATGACCCTGCTCCAGGCATTAACTCAGCAGTAGCAACTCCATTTGAGCAGGCTTATTTACAAGATTCACGAGTGGATGCGGCGCAAGCTTCCATCTACAAATATAATTTTATCCTTTCGCAAGAAGTGAAGGACTTCATCACTGGGAGAGCTTATGGGAAAATTCAACTGCAAGTGAATGAACTGGTTCTTATGGATTATTATAGTGATTTGCGAACACAACAGAATGATTTTTATATTGTAAATGAAGAAGGAATGATGATTTCGAATTATCGGAAGGACTTGATTGGAAAGCTGTTTTTCCATTTGAAGCAAGGCGATTTAGATACGGAGTACTTGAAATTCCAAGAGAATAATGACAAGTTCATGGTATTCCATCAACAGGTGCCGCATACCAATTGGTATGTGATGAGCGAGATCAATGACTCATTGATTCAAAGAGAAGTCAGCCAACTTAAATGGCCAATATTTATCGTGCTGCTAATAGCAGTCTTGTTAATCGCAATCCTTAGTTTGTTTTTTTCTTCCATGATCGCCAAACCGATTCAATATATTAATGGTGTATTGGAAGAAGTTGCGGGTGGAAATTTGAATGTTCGTGCTGAATTTGAAGAAGCAAATGAGTTTTCCAGTATTGGGGAGAATTTCAATGCAATGATTATCAAGATCAATGAACAGCTTTGGACCATAAAGAAGCAAGAAAACATGAAACGCTTGGTGGAATTGGATTTTTTGCGGGCACAAATTAATCCCCATTTTATTTATAATACCTTAAGTTCGATCAGGTTCTATGTGGAAATGAATAAAACAAGTGAAGCGGAAAGAATGCTAATGCATTTTTCAACGGTTCTCAGAAAGACCTTAAGCCGTTCAGAAGAGATGATTGCTTTAAAAGAGGAACTAAATACGCTGATGAGTTATGTGGAATTGCAGAAATTGCGATACAAAGATGGATTTGAAGTTGTTTACAAGCTTCAAGATGGGAGTGAGGAGATATGGATTCCAGCTTTTATCCTGCAGCCAATCGTTGAAAATGCAATTTATTACAATATGAATGAAAAAGAAAAAACGGTAATTCAGGTTGAAGTGACAGCGGATCAGCAGTTTTTGAATATCACGATTCAAGACAATGGCATTGGCATGTCTCAAGATCGGATCGAGTCCGCTTTAAAGCAAAAAACAAATATCAACAAGGTTGGGATTAAGAATGTAGATGAACGAATGAAATTGATTTACGGACAGGAGTTTGGCTTGAAGATTGACAGCCAAGAGGGCGAAGGAACCACGGTTGTATATCGCGTACCCATTATGGGAAAACCCGATAAGCGAACGATTGAAACCTTGTAG
- a CDS encoding response regulator transcription factor, whose amino-acid sequence MLKIVIVDDESPIREWLEYVIAQKQEFQIVGSCRSAKDALDLIEKKSPNVLITDIEMPGMNGLELISFVKETNPHMKFVLLTNYADFTYAKEAIRLGTLEYLLKSSLQASDVVALLLKIEEELKQAAIREQADEWFAKKITLSKEVMTDGRENEIKVILRRAGVSTSGYFQVFTMVENDLVEQIKNIRRASLETNLSYHYFQSQGYLYVIGQSEQKGVLQKKLAYVIQEYSKLSADFVGVSKAYSTLDVFLMAVRQSRVAILNGFYQPEQRIMYLENLKDGFKLNRKEIRNRYLELIFFLSEGKYESLIDEVEKWYAFFDLVPSDDMMWGIDICRNLAMAFEEKKFRENEKWEAKIGKLDQLASVKACQSICIDALEKLLKNKQSKYSERMEAAMNYVHQNFNRDLSLVEVAEYLHITPEYFSRLFKEEVGSSFTTYLITHRLKKAEYLLRKTNLSVAEIAEQVGYEQASYFSRIYKKYRGITPLKTREFENKK is encoded by the coding sequence ATGTTGAAAATTGTGATCGTCGATGATGAATCTCCAATTCGAGAGTGGTTGGAATATGTGATTGCACAAAAACAAGAGTTTCAGATTGTAGGATCTTGTCGATCGGCAAAGGATGCTCTTGATTTGATTGAAAAAAAATCGCCGAATGTGTTGATCACTGACATTGAAATGCCAGGCATGAACGGACTAGAATTGATCTCCTTTGTGAAAGAGACCAATCCACATATGAAATTTGTTCTTTTGACGAATTATGCCGATTTTACTTATGCAAAAGAGGCAATTCGTTTGGGTACCTTGGAGTACTTGTTGAAATCGTCCCTACAAGCAAGTGACGTGGTGGCCCTTTTATTAAAAATAGAGGAAGAACTCAAACAGGCCGCCATTCGAGAACAAGCAGATGAATGGTTTGCCAAGAAAATCACCTTAAGTAAGGAAGTAATGACTGATGGTCGGGAAAATGAAATCAAAGTAATCTTACGGCGTGCAGGCGTGTCGACTTCGGGTTATTTTCAGGTTTTTACCATGGTGGAGAATGATCTGGTCGAACAGATTAAAAATATTAGGCGCGCCAGCCTTGAGACGAATCTGTCCTATCATTATTTTCAGTCACAAGGCTACTTGTATGTGATTGGACAAAGTGAGCAAAAGGGTGTGCTTCAGAAAAAACTTGCCTATGTCATACAGGAGTATTCAAAATTGAGTGCAGATTTCGTTGGTGTCAGCAAGGCCTACAGCACGTTGGATGTTTTTTTGATGGCTGTTCGACAATCGAGAGTGGCGATCTTGAATGGTTTTTATCAGCCAGAGCAAAGAATCATGTATCTAGAGAATCTGAAGGATGGATTCAAATTAAACCGAAAAGAAATACGAAATCGGTATTTGGAACTGATTTTTTTTCTTTCAGAAGGCAAATATGAAAGTTTGATAGACGAAGTGGAGAAATGGTATGCATTTTTTGATTTAGTTCCATCGGATGATATGATGTGGGGGATCGATATTTGTAGAAACTTGGCAATGGCTTTTGAGGAAAAAAAATTTCGCGAGAATGAAAAGTGGGAAGCAAAAATCGGAAAGTTAGATCAGCTTGCTTCTGTTAAAGCATGTCAATCGATTTGCATAGATGCCTTGGAAAAACTTCTTAAGAACAAACAAAGCAAGTATTCGGAACGGATGGAAGCCGCGATGAACTATGTGCATCAGAACTTCAATCGCGATTTATCATTGGTAGAGGTTGCGGAGTATTTGCATATTACACCAGAATATTTTAGTCGCTTATTCAAAGAGGAAGTGGGCAGTTCTTTTACTACCTACCTGATCACCCATCGATTAAAGAAAGCCGAATACTTGTTGAGAAAAACAAATTTATCGGTTGCTGAGATTGCGGAACAGGTTGGCTATGAACAAGCCAGTTATTTTTCAAGAATCTATAAGAAATACAGAGGAATCACCCCTTTGAAGACGAGGGAATTCGAGAATAAGAAGTAA